The following DNA comes from Acidicapsa ligni.
GATGCGGGACTGTGGTGTTGCACCGTTCGGGTTGTACGAGTTGGTGTACTGCGTGGTTGCTGCCTGCAGGGTGCCGGTGAGCGAATAGAAGTTCGAACCCAGCAGCGTGATGTTGTACATGCCGAAGCCGCCGCGGATGGCCGTCTTGTCATTGTTGAAAGGGCGATAGGCGAAGCCGAAGCGAGGCATGAAGCGCAGGTGCGGAACCTTCTTCAAACCAGAAGGGAATCCTGCCGCGCTGTTGCCCTGGACAGGCATACAAGGCGAGCCGTTGATGACTGCGTCGTTGGTGTTGTGAACGCCATCCGGATCGCAGGCATTGGCGCTGGCGAGGAAGTTCTGTGCCAGCAGGCTCTGCTTGCCGTCAGGATAGATGGCGCGGCCCGAGAGAGCAACGCTGGGGTCGAAGTTGCCGATGTCGCCGTGTGGGTCGGAGTATCCAGGGTGCAGTTCATAGCGGACACCGTAGGTCAGTGTCAGGTTCTGAGTTGCTTTCCACTGGTCCTGAACGAAGGCATGATAATGCTTGGTTTTGCCGTCGTTGTCCTGCGCGACTACGTCGTAGAACGTCTGATAGGGAGTTCCGAGCAGGAAGTCGGCAAAGTCGACTCCGGTGAAGAGGCCGCTGCTGCCGCTGTTGTTGAACTGAAAGGTGCCGTAGTTGTCAGCGCCATTGAAGCCGAGCGGGGTAAGCGCTTCGATGCTGCGGATGTCGACGCCGAACTTGATGTTGTGGTTCTTGTGAGTCCAGCTCAGTGCGTCGGTGTAGACGTACGTGTTGGACGTGGTGATGGAGGAGAGACGATCTGCCGTCAGACCCTGGAGGTTATGGAAGTCAACTTCGGGAAGGCCGTTGTAGAAGAGGTTCTGCAGGCCCTGGTAGCCGAGGCTGTTGGTGTAGGCGGTACCGTTGAAGGAGTTCGCCGCACCGGAGTTGTACAGAGTAAAGCCAAAATGCGCTTCGTCGGTGATGTTGGACTTGATTGTCCATGTGGCGTTGGTGCTGAGCACCTTGGACTTGTTGGTGTTCTGGGAGGAGGGAACGAGCAGCGGTTCAGGGCTGTTGGCGGGGAAGTTCTTCCACGTGAACCGGCCCCAGAGCAGGACTTTTTGATTGGCTCCGAGGTACTGGTCGCCACGTACGTCGAACTGGTCGCTGTGCTTGCTCTGATCTTTATTCGTAACGTAGTTGTACGACTGACCATCCGTGTAGGAGCTGGTGTTGCCGAAGTTCGGATCGGGATAGAAGCTCGCGAGCAGCTTGGCTGCGATGGGGCTGATGGCGGTGCCGGGTATCTGCGTGCCATAAAGGCCACCCTGGATGGGGTTGCGGAGCGAGCCGAAGGGAACTACGGTTCCATTGGGACCGGGAACAAAGTAGCTGCTGAAGTCGCCCATCTTCATGGCTGCTGTCGGAACGACCGCCTGATAGAGGGTGGTTTGCGGGAAGCGGTAGCCTTCGTAGTCGCCGAAGAAGAAGGTCTTGTCGTGTCCGTTGTAAAGGTGAGGAATTGCAACTGGACCGGCTACCTGGCCGCCGAAGGTGTTGCCGACCTTGTGGGGCTTGGCGGTGTCGCCGAAGGGGATGGCGTCAAAAGCTGCGTTCTGGTGATACCAGAATGCTGAACCGTGGATCTTGTTGGTTCCGCCCTTGGTGATGATGGTGACTTCGCCGGGCTGGCCGAATTCCGCGTTGTTGCCGACACCGTCCGTACGTACTTCGGAGATGGCTTCGGTGGACGGGAATGCGTCTGCGATGGGGCCGCCGCCGGTGGTGTTCTGAATGGTGATGCCGTCGACCGATACTTCGGTCTGGAAGGGAAGTCCGCCCTGGAGTGAGTAGGATCCGTTTTCGGTCTGAACGCCGGGCAGGGTGGAGATGATGCTCAGGGCGCTGGTACCGGAGTTGCCGGCGCGGCTGTTGATCGGAAGATTTTCGGCGTCATCCTTGGTGTAGACGGCGCTGATGGAGTTGGATTCAGTCTCGATGGAGCTTACGGTGTCGCCGCTTACGGTGACTTCCTGCTGCACGCTGCCGATGGAGAGAACGGCGTCGAGACGGAGTTCCTGACGAGAGGCCAGATCTACGTTGGTTACCGAGAAGCTCTCAAAGCCCGGGGCGGAGACGACTATAGAGTAGTGTCCAGCCTTGGTGTTGAGGAACTGGTAGTTGCCGCTGGCGTTGCTGGAGGTAGTGCGTACGACGCCTTCGTCGGTGCTGGTGAGCGTTACCTTTGCGCTGGGAACGAGGGCTCCGTTGGAGTCCTTGACCGCGCCGAGGATGGCGCCCTGTGTCGACTGTGCCCAGCCGTTGACGCCACATAGCGCGAACGCCAGCATCAAGGCCAGGGCCGTCATTGCCCACCGCAATCGCGGTCGGTAACACGGATGGATAGCTTTTTGCATAATTACTGCCTCCTGAGATGAAACATAAGTACGGTGCGTGAAAATTACATCTCTGTGGTGGTATCGATGGTTGAAGTCTACGTCATGAATGGATCGCCGCTATGGAATTTCCCGGCGTAACCCTCCTGAACTAAAGCTTGGTCCTATATAAGATCAGTTCAACTTGAAAAGACAGGTTTTTAACGGTTCAGTGTCCGATGAATTTACTGATTTAAAATGACTTAGTAGAAATAAATTTGCACGGTGTTCATCCCTGTTTTAACTTTCCGTTAGTAAGATTCACGGTATTCAATGCGTTTTCACAGAACTTCGCTATGCTGAATACAAGTTTTATATAGGTCGAGTAGCAAAAGGAGATCTGCAATGGCTACCGCACCATCCTTGCCAAAGAGCTTCGAGGATGCAGCGCGCCGCCATCTTATCGTGGAGGAGGAACTGGAGCGTCTTTGCGCCAGTAGCCACTTCCGCACAAGCAAGCGCTCCTGCGAGTTCCTGCAATATATAGTTCGCGTCACGCTGAATGGCCGCACGGACTCGTTGAAAGAGCGCTCCATCGGCATCGATCTTTTTGGCCGGGACACTTCTTACGAGCCCAGTTCCGATGCGACGGTACGTGTGCGGGCGAACGAGGTGCGCAAGCGGCTTACTTCGTATTACGCGTCGTCGGTCGTGGCGGCGGAGATTCGGATCGACCTGCCTACGGGCAGCTATGTGCCCCATTTTCTGCCCGGCATTCCGGCGGACAGTGTTTCTGCGGCAGCTCCAGAACTGGAGACACAGGGTTTTTTGCGGGAGGCTTCTTTACAGAGCTTTCCGCAGATAAAGACGCTCACCCTGATGCGCCCTGCGTTGTTTGCTCTGCTGATCTGCACCCTGCTGCTTCGTCACCAGTTGGAGGATCGCGAGGAGTACCTGCGATTCTGGGACAGGCTGCTCGCCGGACGAAGTGCATTGCTTCTCTCGGTTACTCCACCAGACCGGGATGCGCTCGCATCGAGCCTTTATCCGCTGGTCTGGGTTGCGGGCCGGTATGGAGTGGCTACGGCGATCGATGGGGATTCGCTCACGGGTACGAGTCAGGGGGCTCTGGCCACTGTCCAGGTAAGCTATGAAACGCCTGCGCCACTTGCCACGGACGGACGCATACGATGGGCTCTGTCTGGTTCACAACCACATTTAATTGATCGCGATTCTTCTTCGGCGGGTTCGTTGGCTGCCGGGCCCTCTGTCGCAGTGCTCACGATTCTTCCGGAGGAGTCCGCAACTCTGCACGTGCAGGGAACCGATGGGGATGCGATTCGGCAGCTTCTGCAGGAACTGATTTCAGAGAAAGAATTTCCCGGCAAGATTTCAGAAGAGCTTGAAAATCGTCACACTTTCCAGATGCTGCTCTTTCACGACGCAGCAGGACAATGGCAGCGCAGGATCTTCAAGGGGAGAGCTTAAAGATGGACGCGTCTCCGCTGGAAAATTCAAAGAGCTACAACCGCTGGCGCTCAGCGGCCTTTAGCTCCAGTTGGCTGCTATACGCCGGGTATTATTTGTGCCGGGAAAATCTGCGAAGCGTGCGTTCGCTTCCCGGTTCTCTCTCCGCACAGGGCGACCTGCCCGGGCTGCTTTTCAACTTTGCACTGGCATATGTCGTTGGCCACCTGGTTGCCGGAACGGTCGCGGACCGGTACGGAGCGCGTCGGGTGGCGCTGGTCGGCGGCCTGATCTCCGCTGCCTCCACTGCGGCCATGATTTTCGTTCACGGGCCGCATGGAATGTTGATGCTGCAACTCCTGAACGGCTTTGCGCAGGGGCTGGGGTTTCCCGCTCTGGCACGCATGCTGGCTGTCTGGTTTACACGCGAGGAGCGGCCCGGAGTGTTGGCCTGGTGGAGCGCCAGTTATTCGCTGGGCGGGGTGCTGGCAGCGAGCCTTACGTTATGGTGTGCGACCACGCTGTGGATTCTGCCCAGTTGGGGCTGGCAGAGATGCTTCATGCTGCCGCCGCTGTTGCTGGCATGTATCTCCGCTTATTTTTATTGGACGACGCGCGACGATCCGCAGGCGGTTGGCCTTTTGCCGCTTAGCGAGCAGGAGCCGGAAGAGGAGCGGGCCGCAGCAGGGATTCTTTCCGGTTGGTGGATGGTGCTTTCAAATGGGCATATTCGCACCATCTCTGCGATGTACTTCTTCCTCAAAATGACGAGGTATGCGCTGTTGTTCTGGCTGCCTCTTTATCTTGTGCAGACGACGCATCTCTCGGCGAATCGCGCGGCCTCAACGGCTGCGTTGTTTGAGTTCTTCGGATTCGCGGGCGCGTTGCTGGCGGTGCATCTCTCGATTCGCTACTTCAATTCGCGCCGATATCCGGTCGCCGCGATTTTGTTGTTTTCGCTGGGATTTCTGGCGTTGGTGCAGCCGCTGATTTCGACGCTTGGCTGGTGGGCCTCGGCGGTGAGCATTGCAGCGATGGGTCTGCTCGTTTATGCGGTGGATGCGCTGATGGTCTCGGTCGCTGTTCTGGAAAAAGTGCCGCTGGGCTGCTCCGCTCGCGCCATTGCGGCAGTAAATGGAGCAGGGTCGGTTGGGCAGATGCTTTCGCCTTTATTGGTGACCTGGTTCGCGCGCCACTATGGCTGGGATAACCTGTTCAATCTCTTCCTGATTACGTCTCTCATTGCTGCTGCGATCGTTGCGCCGCGCTGGAATGACGGCGTTAGTGAACTACCAATATCAATCGTCGGCGAAGCATGAGGCCAACTCGCAATTTATACATTTGTGCAGAGCTTAGAAAATCGATATACTTCGGCTGCTTTTACTGACGCTGCGTAAAAGGCCCCAAGGAGAATTCCTTGCCCACTCTTCGCTCGCTTGCACGTCCAGCTGACTTTATTCGCATAACGTTTGTCCTCTTCGCAATTGCGTTGCAGCCTGCACATCATGCAACGGCCCAGGCTCCCGATCCAGTGCAGCAAGCCGCTACGGAGAAGGATCATCAGCAGATGATGGACCAGTTGCATATCACCGCGATTCGTCACGGTGCGGATAG
Coding sequences within:
- a CDS encoding MFS transporter gives rise to the protein MDASPLENSKSYNRWRSAAFSSSWLLYAGYYLCRENLRSVRSLPGSLSAQGDLPGLLFNFALAYVVGHLVAGTVADRYGARRVALVGGLISAASTAAMIFVHGPHGMLMLQLLNGFAQGLGFPALARMLAVWFTREERPGVLAWWSASYSLGGVLAASLTLWCATTLWILPSWGWQRCFMLPPLLLACISAYFYWTTRDDPQAVGLLPLSEQEPEEERAAAGILSGWWMVLSNGHIRTISAMYFFLKMTRYALLFWLPLYLVQTTHLSANRAASTAALFEFFGFAGALLAVHLSIRYFNSRRYPVAAILLFSLGFLALVQPLISTLGWWASAVSIAAMGLLVYAVDALMVSVAVLEKVPLGCSARAIAAVNGAGSVGQMLSPLLVTWFARHYGWDNLFNLFLITSLIAAAIVAPRWNDGVSELPISIVGEA
- a CDS encoding TonB-dependent receptor, whose translation is MQKAIHPCYRPRLRWAMTALALMLAFALCGVNGWAQSTQGAILGAVKDSNGALVPSAKVTLTSTDEGVVRTTSSNASGNYQFLNTKAGHYSIVVSAPGFESFSVTNVDLASRQELRLDAVLSIGSVQQEVTVSGDTVSSIETESNSISAVYTKDDAENLPINSRAGNSGTSALSIISTLPGVQTENGSYSLQGGLPFQTEVSVDGITIQNTTGGGPIADAFPSTEAISEVRTDGVGNNAEFGQPGEVTIITKGGTNKIHGSAFWYHQNAAFDAIPFGDTAKPHKVGNTFGGQVAGPVAIPHLYNGHDKTFFFGDYEGYRFPQTTLYQAVVPTAAMKMGDFSSYFVPGPNGTVVPFGSLRNPIQGGLYGTQIPGTAISPIAAKLLASFYPDPNFGNTSSYTDGQSYNYVTNKDQSKHSDQFDVRGDQYLGANQKVLLWGRFTWKNFPANSPEPLLVPSSQNTNKSKVLSTNATWTIKSNITDEAHFGFTLYNSGAANSFNGTAYTNSLGYQGLQNLFYNGLPEVDFHNLQGLTADRLSSITTSNTYVYTDALSWTHKNHNIKFGVDIRSIEALTPLGFNGADNYGTFQFNNSGSSGLFTGVDFADFLLGTPYQTFYDVVAQDNDGKTKHYHAFVQDQWKATQNLTLTYGVRYELHPGYSDPHGDIGNFDPSVALSGRAIYPDGKQSLLAQNFLASANACDPDGVHNTNDAVINGSPCMPVQGNSAAGFPSGLKKVPHLRFMPRFGFAYRPFNNDKTAIRGGFGMYNITLLGSNFYSLTGTLQAATTQYTNSYNPNGATPQSRIGYQWPVIYAGAGSSGGTTNYGQDYFGTANSTDWKDPYTEQWSLSVDHDFGGGYAARASYIGSETHDLVWAPDENTLPFSSTTSANNQPLSNRLFPNWGRINTRATGANESYHSLQLEAKHRFQHGFTFDTSWTYAKALADNQGPGNNGSFAGESGGSRSSSVLSRAADFGNVEGTRRHLFNTTAIYDLPIGRGKMVGANMPRIADEIVGGWRLSSILLIQTGAYLSPYFPSGQGDPSGTGSGLNGTTSGFDGGHRNQNPDKVVGVSATSGQNRAHWINPAAYTCPGDPTWTPGTPCTTGAGYSPTGANGALQANGPVPLPIGRFGNAGVGNVEGPGVVNLNAGLSKSFVLPYGLRLKAEGTFTDVLNHTLLNEPASMDLSTTSFGQITSGTARTGQVSMRIEF